In one window of Nerophis ophidion isolate RoL-2023_Sa linkage group LG05, RoL_Noph_v1.0, whole genome shotgun sequence DNA:
- the LOC133552806 gene encoding P2Y purinoceptor 4-like, with translation MTVKVYQLVGIPTQTSSVQAPGSAEEEEQARGSDRSVQVVAKKAKERRGKLRVCGTEVERTSWEVGGPRPPCRTRSSPDGELLASCPGCWTPAVVMETLPLAWSNQSTVSLPIFNASCRFDEEFKYVLLPVSYGLVFVLGFLLNATALWTFAKMRPWNPSVVFMFHLALTDFLYVLSLPTLVYYYANRSHWPFGVAACKIVRFLFYANLYCSILLLTCISAHRYLGICHPIKALTLVKSRHAHMACGAVWAVVAVCLVPNLVFVTTSRRDNDTICHDTTSQDSFEEYVDYSSVVMTLLFGVPFLVIVACYCLMARALCRPRQGLAGTASRQKSIKLIIVVLVVFAVSFVPFHITRTLYYTARVLDLDCRVLNIVNFTYKITRPLASVNSCIDPVLYLLAGDHYRSKLVYALTGRRQATRSQAPSEAPLNRNTNLALVYKNLNSSSPKTDGGISN, from the exons Atgactgtcaaagtgtaccaacttgtcggaatacctactcagacttcttctgtccag GCCCCAGGCAgcgcagaagaagaagaacaagcaCGCGGCTCGGACCGAAGCGTCCAAGTGGTGGCAAAAAAGGCAAAAGAAAGAAGGGGAAAGTTAAGGGTCTGTGGTACTGAAGTGGAGAGGACGTCGTGGGAAGTAGGAGGACCGCGACCACCCTGCAg AACTCGCTCTTCCCCGGATGGTGAACTCCTCGCCTCCTGCCCCGGATGCTGGACCCCAGCGGTCGTCATGGAAACGCTCCCCTTGGCCTGGTCCAACCAGTCGACGGTCTCCCTCCCCATCTTCAACGCCAGCTGCCGCTTTGacgaggagttcaagtacgtcCTCCTCCCCGTCTCCTACGGCCTGGTGTTCGTGCTGGGCTTCCTCCTCAACGCCACCGCCTTGTGGACCTTCGCCAAGATGCGCCCGTGGAACCCCAGCGTGGTCTTCATGTTCCACCTGGCGCTCACCGACTTCCTGTACGTGCTGTCGCTGCCCACGCTGGTCTACTACTACGCCAACCGCAGCCACTGGCCCTTCGGCGTGGCGGCGTGCAAAATAGTGCGCTTCCTCTTCTACGCCAACCTGTACTGCAGCATCCTGCTGCTCACCTGCATCAGCGCGCACCGCTACCTGGGCATCTGTCACCCCATCAAGGCGCTCACCTTGGTCAAGTCCCGCCACGCTCACATGGCGTGCGGCGCCGTGTGGGCCGTGGTGGCCGTCTGCCTGGTGCCCAACCTCGTCTTCGTCACCACCTCTAGGCGGGACAACGACACCATCTGCCACGACACCACCAGCCAGGACTCCTTTGAGGAGTACGTGGACTACAGCTCGGTCGTAATGACGCTGCTCTTCGGCGTCCCCTTCCTGGTCATCGTGGCGTGCTACTGCCTGATGGCGCGGGCCTTGTGCCGACCCAGACAGGGCCTGGCGGGCACCGCCTCCCGGCAGAAATCCATCAAGCTCATCATCGTGGTCTTGGTCGTGTTCGCCGTCAGCTTCGTCCCCTTCCACATCACGCGAACTCTCTACTACACCGCCCGGGTTCTGGACCTGGACTGCAGAGTCCTCAACATTGTCAACTTCACCTACAAGATCACCCGCCCGCTCGCCAGCGTCAACAGCTGCATCGACCCCGTCTTGTACCTCCTGGCCGGCGACCACTACCGCTCCAAGCTGGTCTACGCCCTGACGGGACGTAGGCAGGCCACCAGAAGTCAAGCCCCCTCTGAGGCTCCGCTCAACAGGAACACGAACCTGGCTCTGGTCTATAAGAACCTGAACAGCAGTAGCCCAAAGACAGACGGAGGAATCTCAAACTAA